The following coding sequences are from one Triticum dicoccoides isolate Atlit2015 ecotype Zavitan chromosome 4A, WEW_v2.0, whole genome shotgun sequence window:
- the LOC119285140 gene encoding protein MOS2-like, whose protein sequence is MEKEKKLSFSIPSKLRPPKPPRPAAGADSSAASGNSASAAAAPAQQFVTEFDPSQTLAAGAASAVIAPLPNSGHFLNHRSRKPSSLPTPEEEAALAASTAGGPTFVLDTSEAPDNPSSHIGYGLTRRGADADAEADATEPGKTQSSKESEKKPTSPARDGGSSGDLMLRRYKEDMASLPDHRGIDEFEEVPVEGFGAALLAGYGWSEGKGLGRNNKEDTKVVEYNRRAGTLGLGYDPSEADPKKTRSGDWVIGGKKPTENGGKKSAENGNAKKRDMDKEDRVRERDSSSRQKRSGDLRAEREVREKERKSRDSREEKSSRDVGNKVRWLQSNIRVRVVNERFSRRLYLQKAKIVDVVGPTTCDIMMDDGSELVQGVEQDMLETVLPRTNGQVLVLCGKHKGVYGHLVEKNSEAETAVVEDADTKDMVRVKYDQIAEYVGDPELLGH, encoded by the coding sequence ATGGAGAAGGAGAAGAAGCTGTCCTTCTCCATCCCTTCCAAGCTCAGGCCgcccaagccgccccgccccgccgccggcgctgATTCCTCCGCCGCCAGCGGCAACTCCGCTTCCGCGGCCGCTGCCCCCGCCCAGCAATTcgtcaccgagttcgatccgtcgcaaaccctagccgccggcgcCGCGTCCGCCGTCATCGCGCCCCTCCCCAACTCCGGCCACTTCCTCAACCACCGCTCCCGCAAACCCTCCTCCCTCCCGACCCCCGAGGAGGAGGCCGCCCTTGCGGCCTCCACCGCCGGTGGCCCCACATTCGTGCTCGACACCTCCGAGGCCCCCGACAACCCCTCCTCCCACATAGGGTATGGCCTCACCCGACgcggcgccgacgccgacgccgaggcTGACGCCACGGAGCCGGGTAAGACGCAGTCTTCCAAGGAATCAGAGAAGAAGCCGACCTCTCCAGCCAGAGATGGCGGCTCCAGCGGTGACCTTATGCTGCGACGGTACAAGGAGGACATGGCCAGCCTCCCTGACCACCGTGGTATAGATGAGTTTGAGGAGGTGCCTGTGGAGGGCTTCGGTGCTGCCCTCCTTGCTGGTTACGGCTGGTCGGAAGGCAAAGGGCTCGGCCGCAATAACAAGGAAGATACCAAGGTTGTTGAGTATAACCGCCGTGCCGGTACGCTGGGATTAGGTTACGACCCTTCTGAGGCAGACCCTAAGAAGACTCGCTCCGGCGACTGGGTTATTGGTGGAAAGAAGCCGACAGAGAATGGTGGAAAGAAGTCCGCAGAGAATGGAAATGCAAAGAAGAGAGATATGGACAAGGAAGACAGAGTCCGGGAGAGGGATTCAAGTTCCCGACAGAAGAGATCTGGTGATCTTAGGGCCGAGAGGGAGGttcgagagaaagagagaaaatctCGGGATAGTCGAGAAGAAAAGAGTAGCCGCGATGTTGGTAACAAAGTGCGCTGGTTACAGAGCAATATTAGGGTTAGAGTGGTTAATGAGAGGTTCAGCAGAAGGTTGTACCTGCAGAAGGCAAAAATTGTCGATGTGGTTGGACCAACGACATGTGACATAATGATGGATGACGGGTCAGAGCTTGTGCAGGGGGTGGAGCAGGATATGCTTGAAACAGTCCTGCCACGGACAAACGGCCAAGTGCTTGTGCTCTGTGGGAAGCACAAGGGGGTGTATGGGCATCTGGTAGAGAAGAATTCAGAGGCAGAGACTGCAGTAGTGGAGGATGCGGATACAAAAGACATGGTGCGTGTGAAATATGATCAGATTGCAGAGTACGTTGGGGACCCAGAATTGCTTGGGCATTGA
- the LOC119285141 gene encoding zinc finger CCCH domain-containing protein 15-like, whose translation MSDGGGGEPGAGGSAPVCNFVRKPPKNIRKRPAASVGSDDEEGSGGDDSGAIAAARSKKPPSTTSKLFFSSADNSHEPRRFQFESSRTIQSSTDNRATATLETETAYDRDARAIRERQLKQAEESLKKNPSASSSSGELYKGIHGYTDHKAGFRREHTVSGEKAGGAHGPLRASAHIRLSTRFDYQPDICKDYKETGYCGYGDSCKFMHDRGDYKSGWQLEREWDEAEKARKRRIAMRELDGSDAEAEEEDSDDDEALPFACFICREPFVDPVVTKCKHYFCEHCALKHHSKNKKCFVCNKPTLGIFNAAQEIRKKIAQDKKQQDL comes from the exons atgtccgacggcggcggcggagagcccGGGGCCGGCGGCTCGGCGCCGGTGTGCAACTTTGTTCGGAAGCCACCGAAGAATATCCGGAAGCGTCCCGCCGCCTCCGTCGGCTCTGACGACGAAGAAGGTAGCGGCGGCGACGATTCCGGGGCCATCGCGGCGGCGCGATCTAAGAAGCCGCCCTCTACTACCAGCaagctcttcttctcctccgccgacAACTCACACGAGCCCCGCCGTTTCCAGTTCGAGTCGTCCCGGACGATTCAGTCCTCCACCGACAACCGCGCCACTGCGACGCTCGAGACGGAGACGGCGTACGACCGCGATGCGCGCGCCATCCGCGAGCGGCAGCTCAAGCAGGCTGAGGAGTCCCTCAAGAAGAACCCCTCTGCGTCCTCCTCCTCCGGGGAGCTCTACAAGGGGATCCACGGCTACACAGATCACAAGGCCGGCTTCCGGCGGGAGCACACGGTCTCCGGAGAGAAGGCTGGCGGCGCGCACGGCCCCCTGCGGGCGTCAGCGCACATACGCCTCTCGACGCGGTTTGACTACCAACCAGACATCTGCAAGGATTATAAGGAGACCGGCTATTGTGGCTACGGCGATTCCTGCAAGTTCATGCACGACAGAGGTGACTACAAGTCTGGGTGGCAGCTCGAGAGGGAGTGGGATGAGGCCGAGAAAGCCCGCAAACGCCGCATAGCGATGCGTGAGTTGGATGGTAGTGAtgccgaggcagaggaggaggacagCGACGACGATGAGGCACTGCCCTTTGCCTGCTTCATATGCAGGGAGCCCTTTGTTGACCCGGTGGTCACAAAGTGCAAGCATTATTTCTGCGAGCATTGCGCATTAAAG catcactcgAAGAACAAGAAGTGCTTCGTCTGCAATAAACCGACGCTTGGCATCTTCAATGCGGCACAGGAGATCCGGAAGAAGATTGCCCAGGACAAGAAGCAGCAGGACCTTTGA